The stretch of DNA GCCGAGCGAGGAGGCTTGAAGTGAGTGAATCTGGCAAATCAGCAGGAAAGGCGGGCAACACGACGCCAGTAGATCCCGGCAGTGCAGGGCATCTTCGTGCCTGGTCCGATCAGATCGGCACCGGCCTACGGTGGGCACCCGTCACCTTCGCTCTGCTGGCGGTGGTATGGGGCCTGCGGATCGCTTTTGGCTTTAACACGGTAGCCCTCAGAACAACCTTAGGTTTCAGTCTCAGCCCCGAGGTTGCCTGGTGGACCGTGTTTACCTCCATGCTCTCTGTTGGAACGTGGGCAGGCAGCATTTTCACCACGCTGGTCCTGCTCACTTTGGGTGTAACCACGGAGCGGGTGCTTGGTTCCCGGATGTTCGTGCTCGTGCTGATCACGCTGCATAGTGTGAGCGTGCTCCTCGGCGCAGCCACCGCCCAGGGTCTCACTCTGGTGGATGCCTACTGGGGGCATGAACTTACCGGCGAACGGATTTTGGCGCCGGGCGTCGGGGTTTTCGGTGCGGCGGCCTTTGCCACCCATGGCATGAACCGGTTGTGGCAACGTCGCATCCGCTTCTTCACCGTGGGTCTAGCGATCACATTGCTGCTCTACGCGGGTATTATGTTGGACTTCGCGTTGCTGTACTCCGTTGTGTTGGGCATCGTGGCCGGGATCGCGTGGGGACGTCGGCAAGGCAGACAACTGGAGCTTCCAAAAGCGCGACCTTCGATCCGCGAAATCCGCATCCTGGTGGCCACCGTCGTCGGTTCGGTGTTCGTTGGCCCCGTACTCACGGCGATGAACCCGGATTCGCCGGGCCCCTTCGCTGACGTCTCCATCTTCGTCGCCCCCCAGCTCTCCGCGGAGCACGTGGCCGCACTGTGCGAACTCGACGCGACCGGCCACCGCTGCCAACACGCCATGCAGGCGCTCCGCCAGTCCGGCATCGGCCCGCTGATCGCCAACTTCTTGCCCCTGCTGGTCATCGCGGTCATCCTGTATGGTCTGGCACGCGGGCGTCGATTAGCGTGGCGGGTAGCGATCCTCGCCCACCTGGTGACGATCGCGGTGCTGATTCAAGAGATGGCGCGCTTGCAGCTTATCGACGGCGATATCCTCACCTCCATCCTGCTCGCCGGCTGGTTGACGCTGCCCTGGCTGCTTTCCCTGGCGCTGTTGGGCTGGCGCCGGCCTTACTTCCAGGTCGTCCTCGACCGCAGTGTCAGCTACAAGTTCCGCAGCTTGCTCACAGTCTGGGCAATCTTTTCCTGCATGACGTGGCTGCTAGGAGCTTGGTTCCTCCGGGGCAGCTATCGCGCCGGGATGGGAGGCCCTGCGAGCTGGCAAGACATCCTGGCGTCGCTCCCGGTACGCTTCGTGCCACCGGCGATTGGGCGGTTCTACACGTTCGATGTGGTGCCGGTGAGCAACACCGCCTGGTGGCTGACCGAATGGGTGGGCATCATGTTCTGGTTCGGTTTCCTCGTGATGTTCTACCGGGCGCTCGCTGTTGACCCTAACCCGTGTTCTGCGGCGGAGCGGGAGCAAGCGCACGACATTCTCGTCGCGGGCAGCGGTGATCATATTTCCTGGATGACGCTTTGGTCAGGCAATTCCTATTGGTTCCACCCCGATGGGTACGTGGCCTACCGGCTGCACAATTCCATCGCTGTGACTGTCGGCGAGCCGGTGGTGCGGACAGGGGCGAACCCGCACGTGCTTGCCGACGCCTTCGAGGTGGAAATGTACGCCCGTGGCGCACAGGTGGCGTGGTACTCAGTGCGTGCAGCCTTTGCAGCGGACCGCGCTGCCGCTGGCTGGCGCAGCGT from Corynebacterium epidermidicanis encodes:
- a CDS encoding phosphatidylglycerol lysyltransferase domain-containing protein yields the protein MSESGKSAGKAGNTTPVDPGSAGHLRAWSDQIGTGLRWAPVTFALLAVVWGLRIAFGFNTVALRTTLGFSLSPEVAWWTVFTSMLSVGTWAGSIFTTLVLLTLGVTTERVLGSRMFVLVLITLHSVSVLLGAATAQGLTLVDAYWGHELTGERILAPGVGVFGAAAFATHGMNRLWQRRIRFFTVGLAITLLLYAGIMLDFALLYSVVLGIVAGIAWGRRQGRQLELPKARPSIREIRILVATVVGSVFVGPVLTAMNPDSPGPFADVSIFVAPQLSAEHVAALCELDATGHRCQHAMQALRQSGIGPLIANFLPLLVIAVILYGLARGRRLAWRVAILAHLVTIAVLIQEMARLQLIDGDILTSILLAGWLTLPWLLSLALLGWRRPYFQVVLDRSVSYKFRSLLTVWAIFSCMTWLLGAWFLRGSYRAGMGGPASWQDILASLPVRFVPPAIGRFYTFDVVPVSNTAWWLTEWVGIMFWFGFLVMFYRALAVDPNPCSAAEREQAHDILVAGSGDHISWMTLWSGNSYWFHPDGYVAYRLHNSIAVTVGEPVVRTGANPHVLADAFEVEMYARGAQVAWYSVRAAFAADRAAAGWRSVPVAQESVLHAAETVEFKGKKFQDVRTARNRADKEGIRAVWTTWDEAGVAVRDQIVALSEEWVAEKSLPEMGFTLGGLPELADPAVKLMVALDESDRVHGVTSWLPAYSEGKVTGLVLDFMRRDTEGFRPVVEFLIAETLLCAHEEGLAWISLSGAPLAVAGTGVLGGVLERVGGALEPLYGFRSLAAFKRKFQPSHEEWLLAYRDELALPAIGMAVSKCYLPRMDAGQVVHVVRSLRAS